The proteins below are encoded in one region of Bacillus vallismortis:
- a CDS encoding tetratricopeptide repeat protein yields the protein MESHEKAVPHLQRALKDSKAINKPKLIGASLYNLGNCYYKMKEYNKASEYIEQAVSLYENDKSDLLPHTLFTLTQIYFKMKDIEKALILYKKGIERAQSINDAVLVAEFNYLKALYIDSIDKRTVFQTFSVLKDHVMYSDLEELALDTANYCKEIGQFENSVDARIQNHLH from the coding sequence TTGGAAAGTCATGAAAAAGCAGTTCCGCATCTTCAAAGAGCCCTAAAAGATTCTAAAGCCATAAACAAGCCCAAACTAATTGGTGCATCACTATACAATTTGGGGAACTGTTATTATAAGATGAAAGAGTATAACAAAGCTTCTGAATATATTGAACAAGCAGTCTCATTGTACGAAAACGATAAAAGTGATCTTCTCCCTCATACGTTATTTACACTGACGCAAATTTACTTCAAAATGAAGGATATTGAAAAAGCCCTTATTCTTTATAAAAAAGGAATCGAGAGAGCACAAAGCATTAACGATGCTGTCTTAGTTGCTGAGTTTAATTACTTAAAGGCTTTATATATCGACTCTATAGATAAACGCACAGTTTTTCAAACTTTTTCTGTACTTAAAGATCATGTTATGTATTCAGATTTAGAGGAATTAGCACTCGACACGGCTAATTATTGTAAGGAGATAGGGCAATTTGAAAACTCGGTGGATGCCCGAATCCAAAATCATCTTCATTAA
- a CDS encoding thymidylate synthase yields the protein MTQFDKQYNSIIKDIMNNGISDEEFDVRTKWGSDGTPAYTLSIISKQMRFDNSEVPILTTKKVAWKTAIKELLWIWQLKSNDVTELNKMGVHIWDQWKQEDGTIGQAYGFQLGKKNRNLNGDKVDQVDYLLHQLKSNPSSRRHITMLWNPDELDSMALTPCVYETQWYVKQGKLHLEVRARSNDMALGNPFNVFQYNVLQRMIAQVTGYELGEYIFNIGDCHVYTRHIDNLKVQMEREQFEAPEVCINPNVKDFYDFTIDDFKLINYKHGDRLSFEVAV from the coding sequence ATGACTCAATTCGATAAACAATACAACTCAATTATAAAGGATATCATGAATAATGGAATCTCAGACGAAGAATTTGATGTGAGAACCAAGTGGGGTTCAGATGGAACACCTGCTTACACACTAAGCATCATCAGCAAGCAAATGAGATTCGACAACTCAGAAGTTCCTATTTTAACAACAAAAAAAGTTGCCTGGAAAACAGCGATTAAAGAGCTGCTCTGGATTTGGCAGCTGAAATCGAACGATGTTACAGAATTAAACAAAATGGGCGTACATATCTGGGATCAATGGAAACAAGAAGACGGCACCATCGGACAAGCCTATGGTTTCCAGCTGGGCAAGAAAAACAGAAATCTAAATGGAGATAAGGTAGATCAGGTTGATTATCTTCTACATCAATTGAAAAGCAATCCATCTTCACGCAGACATATTACAATGCTGTGGAATCCTGATGAATTAGATTCAATGGCTTTAACACCTTGTGTATACGAGACACAATGGTATGTGAAGCAAGGTAAACTCCACCTTGAGGTAAGAGCACGGAGCAATGATATGGCGTTGGGAAATCCATTCAATGTATTTCAGTATAATGTGTTGCAGCGCATGATTGCTCAGGTGACTGGTTATGAGCTTGGTGAATATATCTTTAACATTGGTGATTGCCATGTGTACACACGTCATATCGACAATTTGAAAGTTCAAATGGAAAGAGAGCAGTTTGAAGCCCCTGAAGTATGTATCAATCCTAACGTTAAAGATTTTTATGACTTTACCATTGATGATTTCAAGTTAATCAACTATAAACATGGGGACAGGCTTTCATTTGAGGTAGCAGTTTAA
- the hflX gene encoding GTPase HflX: protein MNEQETRQEKAILVGCQLPHITDEHFENSMEELASLTKTADGTVLTSVTQKRNRADAATYIGKGKVEELKALVEELEADLLIFNDELSPSQLKSLATAIEVKMIDRTQLILDIFAKRARTREGKLQIELAQLQYALPRLTGQGINLSRQGGGIGARGPGETKLETDRRHIRNRIHEINTQLSTVIRHRSRYRERRKKNGVLQIALVGYTNAGKSTWFNRLTSSDSYEEDLLFATLDPMTRKMVLPSGYSVLLSDTVGFIQDLPTTLIAAFRSTLEEVKEADLILHLIDSSNEDYAGHEKTVLRLLEELEADDIPMLTAYNKCDQKLPDFIPSAGRDHIMVSAKRGEDADTFKEAIQRYLRQELLTSFEAHVPASEGKLLSRIKSETMVDRFYFDEENERYDISGYLQEEQSIIGELKKYM, encoded by the coding sequence TTGAACGAACAGGAAACAAGACAGGAAAAAGCCATTTTAGTCGGATGTCAGCTGCCGCATATCACGGATGAGCATTTTGAAAATTCTATGGAAGAGCTTGCATCTTTGACAAAAACAGCAGACGGAACCGTATTAACCAGCGTCACGCAAAAACGGAACAGGGCTGACGCCGCTACATATATAGGAAAAGGGAAGGTAGAAGAGCTGAAGGCATTGGTGGAAGAGCTTGAAGCTGATCTCCTTATTTTTAATGATGAGCTGTCGCCAAGCCAATTAAAGTCATTGGCAACCGCGATTGAAGTGAAGATGATTGACCGCACGCAATTGATTTTAGATATTTTCGCAAAACGGGCGAGAACGAGAGAAGGCAAACTCCAGATTGAGCTAGCCCAGCTGCAATATGCACTGCCGCGTCTGACGGGGCAAGGGATCAATCTCTCCCGGCAAGGCGGTGGAATTGGGGCGAGAGGTCCCGGTGAAACAAAACTGGAAACCGACCGCCGCCATATCAGAAATCGCATTCATGAAATCAACACACAGCTCTCGACTGTCATTCGCCATAGAAGCCGGTACCGTGAGAGAAGAAAGAAAAATGGCGTGCTTCAAATCGCGCTTGTCGGTTATACAAACGCGGGGAAATCTACATGGTTCAACCGGCTGACAAGTTCGGACAGCTATGAAGAAGACCTTCTGTTTGCCACATTGGATCCGATGACCAGAAAAATGGTCCTGCCAAGCGGTTACAGCGTGCTTCTGTCAGATACAGTAGGGTTTATTCAGGATCTTCCGACGACACTGATTGCCGCATTTCGGTCAACGCTTGAGGAAGTCAAGGAAGCGGATTTGATCCTGCATTTAATTGATTCTTCAAATGAGGATTACGCAGGACACGAAAAAACGGTGCTTCGGTTGCTTGAGGAGCTTGAAGCCGATGATATTCCGATGCTGACAGCCTACAATAAATGTGATCAAAAACTGCCTGATTTTATACCGTCCGCTGGAAGGGATCACATTATGGTCAGTGCGAAGCGTGGGGAAGACGCTGATACATTTAAAGAAGCGATTCAGCGCTATTTGCGCCAAGAGCTGTTAACGTCTTTTGAAGCGCATGTGCCGGCAAGTGAAGGTAAGCTTCTTTCTAGAATCAAATCGGAAACGATGGTTGATCGCTTCTACTTTGATGAAGAAAATGAACGATACGACATATCAGGCTATCTACAAGAGGAGCAAAGCATCATCGGTGAATTAAAGAAGTATATGTAG
- a CDS encoding aminotransferase class I/II-fold pyridoxal phosphate-dependent enzyme, with product MFDTLTHGELLKKTAMEVEADISGVHKQIEEISERNEWRVLESYRKHKVSDTHFTPSTGYGYDDIGRDTLESIYADVFGGEAGLVRPQIISGTHAISIALFGVLRPGDELLYITGKPYDTLEEIVGVRGEENAGSLKDFHIGYNAVNLTEDGKIDYDEVAAAINPKTKVIGIQRSKGYANRPSFLISEIEEMIRFVKEINENLIVFVDNCYGEFVEELEPCHVGADLMAGSLIKNPGGGLAKTGGYLVGKAKWVEACSYRMTSPGIGREAGASLYSLQEMYQGFFLAPHVVSQSLKGAVFTARFLEKLGFTSNPKWDAKRTDLIQSVEFSDREKMIAFCQAIQYASPINAHVTPYPAYMPGYEDDVIMAAGTFIQGASIELSADGPIRPPYVAYVQGGLTYSHVKNATCSAVDSLMEKQLI from the coding sequence ATGTTTGACACATTAACACACGGAGAATTATTGAAAAAAACGGCAATGGAAGTGGAAGCGGACATTTCCGGTGTTCATAAACAAATAGAAGAAATCAGTGAACGTAATGAGTGGAGAGTGCTTGAAAGCTATAGAAAACACAAAGTAAGCGACACTCATTTTACGCCGTCTACAGGATACGGCTATGATGATATCGGGAGGGACACGCTTGAAAGCATTTATGCGGATGTGTTTGGCGGAGAAGCGGGTCTTGTAAGGCCGCAAATTATCTCAGGCACACATGCCATCTCGATTGCTTTGTTCGGTGTTCTCAGACCGGGGGACGAGCTTCTTTATATCACAGGCAAGCCCTATGATACGCTAGAAGAAATTGTGGGCGTCAGAGGAGAAGAAAACGCTGGATCGTTAAAGGATTTTCACATCGGCTACAACGCGGTTAATCTGACGGAAGATGGAAAAATAGACTATGATGAGGTCGCCGCTGCGATCAATCCGAAGACAAAAGTAATTGGCATACAGCGCTCAAAAGGATATGCAAATCGCCCTTCTTTCTTAATCAGCGAAATAGAAGAAATGATCCGTTTTGTAAAAGAAATCAATGAAAACCTAATCGTATTTGTCGACAACTGTTACGGAGAATTTGTGGAGGAACTGGAACCTTGCCATGTAGGAGCCGATCTGATGGCGGGATCTCTCATTAAAAATCCCGGCGGCGGGCTTGCGAAAACAGGAGGCTATCTCGTCGGAAAAGCGAAATGGGTTGAAGCCTGCTCGTACCGTATGACATCACCGGGCATCGGCAGGGAAGCAGGGGCATCTCTTTATTCGCTCCAAGAAATGTATCAAGGCTTCTTTTTGGCCCCTCACGTTGTGTCGCAAAGCTTAAAGGGAGCTGTGTTTACAGCGAGATTCCTTGAAAAGCTGGGCTTTACTTCAAACCCGAAATGGGATGCGAAAAGAACGGATTTGATTCAATCAGTTGAGTTTTCTGATAGAGAAAAAATGATTGCCTTTTGCCAGGCGATTCAATATGCATCACCGATCAATGCACACGTGACACCTTATCCGGCCTACATGCCGGGATACGAAGATGATGTCATTATGGCAGCAGGCACATTTATTCAAGGAGCAAGCATCGAATTATCAGCAGATGGCCCTATCCGCCCGCCGTATGTAGCGTATGTTCAGGGAGGATTAACCTATTCGCATGTGAAAAATGCCACCTGCAGTGCAGTGGATTCACTCATGGAAAAGCAATTAATTTAA
- a CDS encoding HNH endonuclease yields the protein MIGLTQEEKDRRAIQRKKDKYNKTHKTINEVEYKLCSICNDWQLTDMYYKNKSNNVVGLYPYCKSCAINKAHKWAINNRESSRIMKEKYAKSDKGRERNNIAWKKRTQNGSIKEYQRFNKEKIKFYQLKRKKKKHKISEVERDRCKSYFYYSCAYCRLSEIDHFKVNNQKLHLNHVDPSSANDLSNNVPACKSCNSSKGTNSLYSWYLNKSFYRLERYDYYSNGLMKIIK from the coding sequence GTGATCGGGTTAACACAAGAAGAGAAAGATAGAAGAGCAATTCAAAGGAAAAAGGACAAATACAATAAAACGCACAAAACAATCAATGAAGTTGAATACAAGCTTTGTTCAATATGCAATGATTGGCAGTTAACAGATATGTACTATAAAAATAAAAGTAATAACGTAGTTGGATTATACCCATATTGCAAATCATGCGCTATCAATAAAGCCCATAAATGGGCTATTAATAATCGAGAATCTTCTAGAATCATGAAAGAAAAATATGCTAAGAGTGATAAAGGAAGAGAACGGAACAATATAGCTTGGAAGAAGAGAACTCAAAACGGTTCCATAAAAGAATACCAAAGGTTCAATAAAGAAAAAATAAAGTTTTACCAGTTAAAAAGGAAAAAGAAAAAACACAAAATTTCTGAGGTTGAGAGAGACAGGTGTAAATCATATTTTTACTACAGTTGTGCCTATTGTAGATTATCGGAGATAGATCATTTTAAAGTTAACAATCAAAAACTCCATCTAAACCATGTTGACCCTAGTAGTGCAAACGATTTAAGTAATAATGTTCCTGCTTGTAAATCATGCAATTCAAGCAAAGGAACTAATTCACTTTATAGCTGGTATTTAAACAAGTCATTTTATAGACTAGAAAGATATGATTACTACTCAAATGGCTTAATGAAGATTATAAAATAG
- the glnR gene encoding transcriptional repressor GlnR, translating into MSDNIRRSMPLFPIGIVMQLTELSARQIRYYEENGLIFPARSEGNRRLFSFHDVDKLLEIKHLIEQGVNMAGIKQILAKAEAEPEQKQNEKTKKPMKHDLSDDELRQLLKNELMQAGRFQRGNTFRQGDMSRFFH; encoded by the coding sequence ATGAGTGATAATATTCGCCGCTCAATGCCTTTATTTCCAATAGGAATTGTCATGCAGTTAACGGAGTTATCAGCAAGACAAATTCGATATTATGAGGAAAATGGACTGATATTCCCAGCGAGAAGCGAAGGGAATAGACGATTATTTTCGTTCCATGATGTAGATAAACTGTTAGAAATCAAGCACCTGATAGAACAAGGTGTAAACATGGCAGGGATTAAACAAATTCTGGCAAAGGCAGAAGCCGAGCCGGAGCAAAAACAAAACGAAAAGACGAAAAAACCAATGAAACATGATCTGTCCGATGACGAACTAAGACAGCTCCTGAAAAACGAGCTCATGCAAGCCGGCCGTTTTCAAAGAGGGAACACATTCCGCCAAGGCGACATGTCCCGCTTCTTTCATTAA
- the glnA gene encoding type I glutamate--ammonia ligase: MAKYTREDIVKLVKDENVKYIRLQFTDILGTIKNVEIPVSQLEKALDNKVMFDGSSIEGFVRIEESDMYLYPDLNTFVIFPWTAEKGKVARFICDIYNPDGTPFEGDPRNNLKRILKEMEDLGFSDFNLGPEPEFFLFKLDEKGEPTLELNDKGGYFDLAPTDLGENCRRDIVLELEEMGFEIEASHHEVAPGQHEIDFKYAGAVRSCDDIQTFKLVVKTIARKHGLHATFMPKPLFGVNGSGMHCNLSLFKDGVNSFYDENADLQLSETAKHFIAGIVKHATSFTAVTNPTVNSYKRLVPGYEAPCYVAWSAQNRSPLIRIPASRGISTRVEVRSVDPAANPYLALSVLLAAGLDGIKNKLEAPAPIDRNIYVMNKEERMENGIVDLPATLAEALEEFKSNEVMVKALGEHLFEHFIESKEIEWDMFRTQVHPWEREQYMSQY; the protein is encoded by the coding sequence ATGGCAAAGTACACTAGAGAAGATATCGTAAAATTAGTAAAAGATGAAAACGTGAAGTATATCCGTCTTCAGTTTACTGACATTCTTGGAACAATCAAGAACGTTGAGATTCCTGTAAGCCAGCTTGAAAAAGCGCTTGATAATAAAGTCATGTTTGACGGTTCTTCTATTGAAGGATTCGTTCGCATCGAAGAGTCAGACATGTACCTGTATCCAGATCTGAATACATTTGTTATCTTCCCATGGACGGCTGAAAAAGGTAAAGTAGCACGTTTCATCTGTGATATCTACAATCCAGATGGCACACCTTTCGAAGGTGACCCGCGAAACAACTTAAAACGGATTTTGAAAGAAATGGAAGACCTTGGCTTCAGTGATTTTAACCTCGGGCCTGAGCCAGAATTTTTCTTATTTAAATTAGATGAAAAAGGCGAACCGACGCTTGAATTAAACGACAAAGGCGGATATTTCGACTTGGCTCCAACCGACTTGGGAGAAAACTGCCGCCGCGATATCGTTCTTGAGCTTGAAGAGATGGGCTTTGAAATCGAAGCGTCTCACCACGAAGTAGCGCCTGGCCAGCACGAAATCGATTTTAAATATGCTGGTGCAGTCCGTTCATGTGATGATATCCAAACATTTAAGCTAGTTGTTAAAACAATTGCCCGCAAACACGGCCTGCATGCGACATTTATGCCAAAACCGTTGTTCGGTGTGAACGGTTCCGGTATGCACTGCAACCTATCACTCTTCAAAGATGGCGTTAACTCATTCTATGACGAAAACGCTGATCTTCAGTTAAGTGAAACAGCGAAACACTTCATTGCAGGTATCGTGAAGCACGCAACAAGCTTTACAGCAGTCACAAACCCGACAGTAAACTCTTACAAACGTCTTGTTCCTGGTTATGAAGCACCTTGCTACGTAGCATGGAGCGCGCAAAACAGAAGCCCGCTTATCCGTATCCCGGCTTCCCGCGGCATCAGCACACGTGTTGAAGTACGCAGCGTAGACCCAGCTGCTAACCCGTACCTTGCACTCAGCGTATTGCTTGCTGCAGGCTTAGACGGAATCAAAAACAAACTGGAAGCGCCAGCTCCAATCGACCGCAACATCTACGTGATGAACAAAGAAGAGCGCATGGAAAACGGAATCGTTGACCTTCCAGCAACACTTGCGGAAGCGCTAGAAGAATTCAAATCAAACGAAGTCATGGTCAAAGCGCTGGGCGAGCACCTATTCGAACACTTCATCGAATCAAAAGAAATCGAATGGGATATGTTTAGAACTCAAGTTCACCCTTGGGAGCGCGAACAGTACATGTCTCAGTATTAA
- a CDS encoding dihydrofolate reductase produces the protein MLSLIACCDKTLAIGYQNKLLYHLPADMKHFKEKTEGKICIQGRSTYESIISMTGKPLQNRKNIILTRDQNFKSDYSSFVYHSIEEILKLIQGQVNPDEEVVVIGGSMIYKAFLPYADKVYLTIVDSVSKEADSYFPMLDDHWKVANKQHNEADEKNKYNYSFLTFENKCRQK, from the coding sequence ATGCTATCTCTGATTGCTTGCTGTGATAAAACTCTGGCCATTGGATATCAAAACAAATTACTGTATCATTTGCCTGCTGACATGAAACACTTCAAAGAAAAAACTGAAGGGAAAATATGTATTCAAGGAAGGTCAACATACGAATCAATTATTAGCATGACCGGTAAGCCTCTACAGAATAGAAAGAATATTATACTCACCAGAGATCAGAATTTTAAGTCGGATTATTCGTCCTTTGTTTATCATTCAATTGAGGAGATTTTAAAACTCATTCAAGGGCAAGTTAACCCTGATGAGGAAGTAGTGGTGATAGGGGGAAGTATGATTTACAAAGCATTCTTGCCCTACGCTGATAAAGTGTATTTGACAATTGTTGACTCAGTCTCAAAAGAAGCAGATTCATATTTCCCAATGTTAGATGATCATTGGAAAGTGGCTAATAAACAACATAATGAAGCCGATGAAAAGAACAAATACAATTATTCCTTCCTAACTTTTGAAAATAAATGTAGACAAAAGTAA
- a CDS encoding Rha family transcriptional regulator, with the protein MEYNLTVTDQDGQFLVDSREVAELIGKRHDHLLRDIEGYVTVLSQTLTLGADEYFVKVHISQEQERVINIIFLQNGL; encoded by the coding sequence TTGGAATATAACTTAACAGTAACAGACCAGGATGGACAATTTTTGGTGGATAGTCGTGAAGTGGCGGAGTTGATCGGTAAGCGTCATGATCATTTACTTCGTGACATTGAAGGATACGTTACGGTTTTGAGTCAAACCCTAACTTTGGGGGCTGACGAATATTTCGTTAAAGTACATATCAGTCAGGAACAGGAAAGAGTTATAAACATTATCTTCTTACAAAATGGGCTGTGA
- a CDS encoding SMI1/KNR4 family protein, whose protein sequence is MRVIWLNIEYDPFRLKDISEDEVRKIEKELNVNLPHEYKKLIIQQNGGLITFNAFPTKHITSWADDHIQVDHMRGIGKDLGILESDYLIKEWGLPQKLLFIQGDGHNGVALDYRLTNENPPVHFFDLELNNDFKIAGSFDEFLSKLYTHEYEKIQEDENLNFNDIPSIDPNDPDAIQKEEVEKILANKNPMEMYRISLFPIQSFEDLKWLLNIINHNSIEAQGDMAFELADVLMSVVSSYSHQIKSNNLKTVVQEAAHKLGVFKNEDTEIILNQLKDFM, encoded by the coding sequence ATGAGAGTCATTTGGCTGAACATTGAATATGATCCTTTCAGGTTAAAGGATATCAGTGAAGACGAAGTAAGGAAGATTGAAAAAGAGTTGAATGTAAATTTGCCCCATGAATATAAAAAATTGATCATTCAACAAAATGGTGGATTGATTACCTTTAATGCGTTCCCAACAAAGCATATAACGTCTTGGGCAGACGACCATATTCAAGTTGATCACATGAGAGGAATAGGAAAAGATTTGGGGATCTTAGAGAGTGATTATTTAATAAAAGAGTGGGGTCTACCACAAAAACTATTGTTCATACAGGGAGATGGACACAATGGGGTTGCATTAGATTATCGCCTAACTAATGAAAATCCACCTGTTCATTTCTTTGATCTAGAATTAAATAATGACTTTAAGATTGCAGGTTCATTTGATGAATTTTTATCAAAGCTATACACACATGAATATGAAAAAATTCAAGAAGACGAAAATTTAAATTTTAATGATATCCCTAGCATTGATCCAAATGATCCAGATGCTATTCAGAAGGAAGAAGTCGAAAAAATTCTTGCTAATAAGAATCCTATGGAGATGTATAGGATTTCTCTTTTTCCAATCCAAAGTTTTGAAGACCTGAAGTGGTTGCTGAACATTATTAACCATAATTCCATAGAGGCACAAGGTGACATGGCTTTTGAATTGGCTGACGTGTTGATGTCAGTTGTTTCTTCATACTCACATCAAATAAAGTCGAATAATTTAAAAACTGTGGTTCAAGAAGCTGCTCACAAGTTAGGGGTGTTCAAAAATGAAGATACTGAGATTATATTAAATCAACTAAAAGACTTCATGTAA
- the sspC gene encoding acid-soluble spore protein SspC codes for MAQQSRSNNNNELLIPQAASAIEQMKLEIASEFGVQLGAETTSRANGSVGGEITKRLVRLAQQNMGGQFH; via the coding sequence ATGGCTCAACAAAGCAGATCAAACAATAATAATGAGTTATTAATTCCTCAAGCAGCTTCAGCTATTGAACAAATGAAACTTGAAATAGCTTCTGAGTTTGGTGTTCAATTAGGCGCTGAGACTACTTCTCGCGCAAACGGCTCAGTTGGTGGAGAAATCACTAAACGTTTAGTCCGTTTAGCTCAACAAAACATGGGTGGTCAATTTCATTAA
- a CDS encoding HNH endonuclease family protein produces the protein MFRKSLFFIFALLISFTALLFDLQTASALPPGTPSKLEAQSQLNSLTVKTEDPMTGYSRDLFPHWSSQGNGCNTRQLVLQRDAEYYSGNCPVTSGKWYSYFDGVTVYSPSEIDIDHIVPLAEAWRSGARSWTTEKRKQFANDLDGPQLIAVTASINRSKGDQDPSTWQPPRVAARCGYAKWWINTKYRWDLSLQSTEKSSLQTMLNTCSY, from the coding sequence ATGTTCAGAAAATCATTATTCTTTATTTTTGCATTGTTAATATCTTTTACTGCATTGCTTTTCGACCTCCAAACAGCATCTGCATTGCCACCAGGTACGCCTTCAAAATTAGAAGCACAATCACAATTAAACTCTTTAACAGTTAAGACCGAAGATCCTATGACTGGCTATTCTCGCGATTTGTTCCCACACTGGAGTAGTCAAGGTAATGGTTGCAATACCCGGCAGCTAGTGCTACAGCGTGACGCTGAATACTACAGCGGGAATTGCCCTGTAACATCCGGTAAATGGTACAGTTACTTCGACGGTGTTACAGTATACTCTCCATCCGAAATTGATATTGATCACATTGTTCCTCTAGCAGAAGCATGGCGTTCAGGAGCTAGAAGTTGGACGACAGAAAAGCGTAAGCAATTCGCTAACGACCTCGATGGTCCTCAACTAATTGCAGTAACTGCTAGTATCAACCGCTCTAAAGGTGACCAAGACCCTTCAACATGGCAACCGCCTCGTGTTGCTGCACGTTGCGGGTACGCTAAGTGGTGGATCAACACTAAGTATCGCTGGGACCTTAGCTTGCAGTCTACTGAGAAATCTTCACTGCAAACCATGCTCAACACTTGCTCATACTAA
- a CDS encoding recombinase family protein gives MLILKGDQKLSTDNIMHLIGKINALIYARVSTTDQANKGFSIESQIERCKERAISKFGYKESEIIALVEPGGMGDDPNRPALNHALYLLEKGLGKKFIVLHPDRLTRDNTLQGVVSRRIWGMGVDIEFIEFEVNPHDPESMLMYNIQGSIAQYNKAKIHANSKRGRLAKAKKGEFPSFKRLYGYKFNTVTDLPEYNEEEKQILLEMKDMLLNKKMSSNEIAKELSRRGVPAPNGKTWYQATVSRMLQNEDYTGDFYYGKSKVVQVNSKKKQVPTNRDEWILIKIPPMWDKATREQIIERLKSNFKGRSRTTKDYLLKNKAKCGRCGGACGSGITSKTKSGVYKYYSCRAKTAKGYQNGKKVVSCEGKNWRVDIVDEVFWNWFIKLMKNPEKFLDSFLEEASDQKKIDELKAKASRLENQLSEIDEEIANYVILFGKGKIKESMFDQLSQPLEQNKEHIENEIKIINSQLAANKQTEDKKQKMIEYMGSFSKMIKNEITMEEKRQFLDFFIEKVTLFDDDHMEVVWKSSSLINENSHVDFLNGEQGGEFRNSHKRLNYVQAYGR, from the coding sequence TTGCTTATATTAAAGGGAGATCAAAAGCTAAGCACGGACAATATAATGCATTTAATTGGCAAAATTAACGCATTGATTTATGCCAGAGTATCAACAACAGATCAAGCTAATAAGGGTTTCTCAATTGAGTCACAAATAGAAAGGTGTAAAGAAAGAGCAATCTCTAAATTTGGATACAAGGAAAGTGAAATAATTGCGTTGGTTGAACCGGGGGGCATGGGGGATGATCCAAACCGGCCAGCTCTTAATCACGCTTTATATTTATTAGAAAAAGGACTAGGGAAAAAATTCATTGTACTACACCCAGATCGTCTAACTAGAGATAACACTTTACAGGGAGTGGTATCAAGAAGAATATGGGGTATGGGTGTTGATATCGAGTTTATTGAATTTGAAGTTAATCCTCATGATCCTGAATCAATGCTGATGTACAACATACAAGGTTCAATTGCACAGTACAATAAAGCAAAAATTCATGCTAACTCAAAACGTGGAAGATTAGCTAAAGCAAAGAAAGGAGAGTTTCCCTCATTTAAAAGGTTATACGGATATAAATTTAACACAGTTACAGATCTTCCTGAGTACAACGAAGAAGAAAAACAAATTTTGCTCGAAATGAAGGATATGCTTTTAAATAAAAAAATGTCCTCTAATGAAATAGCTAAAGAGCTTTCAAGAAGAGGGGTTCCTGCTCCTAACGGAAAGACTTGGTATCAGGCCACTGTAAGTAGAATGTTGCAGAATGAAGATTACACTGGTGACTTTTATTATGGAAAATCCAAAGTTGTTCAAGTTAACAGTAAGAAAAAACAGGTTCCGACAAACAGGGACGAATGGATATTGATAAAAATTCCCCCGATGTGGGATAAAGCTACACGAGAACAAATCATTGAGCGATTGAAAAGTAACTTTAAAGGACGTAGTCGAACTACAAAAGACTACTTGCTGAAAAATAAAGCCAAATGTGGTCGTTGTGGAGGAGCATGTGGATCTGGGATAACCTCTAAAACTAAATCTGGTGTTTATAAGTATTATTCTTGTAGAGCAAAGACTGCAAAAGGATATCAGAATGGTAAGAAAGTTGTTTCTTGTGAAGGCAAGAACTGGAGAGTTGATATTGTAGATGAAGTTTTTTGGAATTGGTTTATAAAACTTATGAAGAACCCAGAAAAATTTTTAGACTCATTTTTAGAGGAAGCGTCCGATCAAAAGAAAATCGATGAGCTCAAAGCAAAAGCCAGTCGATTAGAAAACCAACTTAGTGAGATAGATGAGGAAATTGCAAATTATGTGATTCTTTTTGGGAAAGGAAAAATTAAAGAAAGTATGTTCGATCAACTTTCCCAGCCATTGGAGCAAAATAAAGAACATATTGAGAATGAGATTAAAATAATTAACTCACAATTAGCTGCAAATAAACAAACTGAAGATAAAAAACAAAAAATGATTGAGTATATGGGTTCGTTCTCTAAAATGATTAAAAATGAAATTACAATGGAAGAGAAACGACAATTCCTTGATTTCTTCATTGAAAAAGTAACACTGTTTGATGATGATCACATGGAAGTTGTATGGAAAAGCTCTTCGCTCATTAATGAAAACAGCCATGTGGATTTTCTTAATGGCGAGCAGGGAGGGGAGTTTAGGAACTCGCATAAAAGATTAAACTATGTTCAAGCATATGGAAGATAA